Proteins from one Halanaerobiaceae bacterium ANBcell28 genomic window:
- the atpG gene encoding ATP synthase F1 subunit gamma, which produces METMRDIKRRINSIKNTQKITKAMKMVAAAKLRRSQEKAEAARPFFAKTREILEGVGKYTNEPVEHPLLLDREGNKHLYIIINADRGLCGSYNAKVIDKAKKSFRQDEEISLLTIGRNARDYFKRRGYNIISEYVNIEDYPDYWFSHRIAEEVISLFTEGIIDKVSMVYTHFNSAISQVAEVVNLLPLTPPEEKENHKEQVDYLYEPSAEEVFDILLPKYVNNILYSALLESKASEFGARMTAMDAATDNAGELIDKLTLTYNRVRQAAITKEITEIVGGAEALK; this is translated from the coding sequence ATGGAAACGATGCGTGATATTAAGCGTCGGATCAATAGTATAAAAAATACCCAAAAAATCACTAAAGCAATGAAAATGGTTGCAGCAGCTAAGTTGAGAAGGTCACAAGAAAAAGCAGAAGCTGCCAGACCTTTTTTTGCAAAAACCCGGGAAATATTAGAAGGTGTAGGTAAATATACAAATGAACCAGTAGAACATCCTCTCTTATTAGATAGAGAAGGTAACAAACACCTTTATATTATTATAAATGCCGATAGAGGTCTTTGTGGCTCATATAATGCTAAAGTAATTGACAAAGCTAAAAAATCCTTCCGTCAAGATGAAGAAATTTCTCTATTAACAATCGGAAGAAATGCTCGAGATTACTTTAAAAGACGTGGATATAATATTATCTCAGAGTACGTTAATATCGAAGATTATCCTGATTATTGGTTTTCGCATCGAATTGCTGAAGAAGTTATATCTTTGTTTACTGAAGGTATAATAGATAAGGTTTCCATGGTCTACACGCATTTTAATTCAGCAATAAGCCAAGTAGCAGAAGTAGTTAACTTACTACCGTTAACTCCTCCAGAAGAAAAGGAAAATCACAAAGAACAGGTTGATTATCTGTATGAACCATCAGCTGAAGAAGTATTTGATATTTTGCTTCCTAAATATGTAAACAACATTTTGTACTCTGCCCTCTTAGAATCAAAAGCTAGTGAGTTTGGGGCAAGGATGACAGCTATGGATGCAGCCACAGATAATGCAGGGGAGTTAATAGATAAATTGACACTAACTTATAATAGAGTCAGACAGGCAGCTATTACTAAGGAAATTACAGAGATAGTAGGTGGAGCCGAAGCTCTGAAATAG